In Brachypodium distachyon strain Bd21 chromosome 2, Brachypodium_distachyon_v3.0, whole genome shotgun sequence, one genomic interval encodes:
- the LOC100829080 gene encoding uncharacterized protein LOC100829080 produces MVRVATYFAMTFGAFLFWESMDKVHVWIALHQDEKQERMERELEIKKMQAELMAQAKESES; encoded by the exons atggtgcGCGTGGCGACCTACTTCGCGATGACCTTCGGCGCGTTCCTCTTCTGGGAATCCATGGACAAGGTccacgtctggatcgccctcCACCAGGACGAGAAG CAAGAACGGATGGAAAGGGAGCTGGAGATAAAGAAAATGCAAGCAGAGCTAATGGCCCAAGCAAAAGAGAGTGAATCGTGA
- the LOC100829379 gene encoding magnesium transporter MRS2-F, translating into MRPSATGPGGGGGGGGRRKAGAAAAAAAASREWLVVPATGRARVEEAGKHAVMARTGLPARDLRVLDPLLSYPSTILGRERAIVVNLERIKAVITAAEVLLPNSKDPDFARFVRDLQARVLTATSDQAAEFTDMEVGSSAVASPLPAPNSSKDHELDMTKKTPISLGEIEMTHSSSVPTLAAVKDGSTKVLPFEFRALEVCLESSCRSLEEETVTLEKEAYPALDELTSKISTLNLERVRQIKSRLVAISGRVQKVRDELEHLLDDEMDMAEMYLTEKLTRQDISEASSRVEVDSPAHLEEDKLEDRDEDYKSELDESNGSFIGYKPNIEELEMLLEAYFVQIDGTLNKLSHLREYVDDTEDYINIMLDDKQNQLLQMGVMLSTATVVITAGVAVVGLFGMNIGISLYNPETPEEKQAANVMFWETACGTIASCAILYIVAMVLGKRSGLLQ; encoded by the exons ATGAGGCCCTCGGCGACggggccgggcggcggcggcggcggaggggggaggaggaaggccggggctgccgcggcggcggcggcggcgagccgggAGTGGCTGGTGGTGCCGGCGACGGGGCGGGCGCGGGTGGAAGAGGCCGGGAAGCACGCGGTGATGGCGCGGACGGGGCTGCCGGCGCGCGACCTGAGGGTGCTCGACCCGCTGCTGTCCTACCCGTCCACGATCCTGGGCCGCGAGCGCGCCATCGTCGTCAACCTGGAGCGCATCAAGGCCGTCATCACCGCCGCCGAGGTGCTGCTCCCCAACTCCAAGGATCCCGACTTCGCGCGCTTCGTACGCGACCTCCAGGCCCGCGTGCTCACTGCCACTTCGGACCAG GCTGCGGAGTTTACTGATATGGAGGTTGGCTCGTCTGCAGTTGCTTCACCACTTCCTGCCCCTAATTCATCTAAAGATCATGAACTGGACATGACTAAGAAGACTCCTATTTCATTGGGTGAAATTGAAATGACTCACAGCAGCAGTGTACCCACATTGGCTGCAGTGAAAGATGGAAGCACCAAGGTTTTACCTTTTGAATTCCGTGCTCTTGAAGTTTGCCTTGAGTCATCCTGTAGATCTCTGGAAGAAGAA ACCGTGACTCTGGAGAAAGAGGCATATCCAGCATTGGATGAGCTAACTTCCAAGATCAGTACACTAAATCTTGAGCGAGTCAGGCAAATTAAGAGCCGGCTGGTGGCAATCTCTGGTCGCGTGCAGAAG gtgaGGGACGAGCTTGAGCATCTACTGGATGACGAAATGGATATGGCTGAAATGTACCTGACAGAAAAACTTACTCGACAAGATATCAGTGAGGCTTCCTCTAGAGTTGAGGTTGATAGTCCAGCTCATTTGGAGGAGGATAAGTTGGAGGATAG GGATGAAGATTATAAAAGCGAGCTAGATGAAAGCAATGGTAGCTTTATTGGTTACAAGCCGAACATTGAAGAATTGGAGATGCTTTTAGAGGCTTACTTTGTGCAAATTGATGGCACGCTTAATAAACTTTCTCAT CTGAGGGAGTATGTTGATGATACTGAGGATTATATCAATATAATGTTGGATGACAAGCAAAATCAGCTTCTACAGATGGGGGTAATGCTCTCAACTGCGACAGTTGTCATTACTGCTGGAGTGGCCGTCGTTGGTCTTTTTGGGATGAACATTGGTATATCGCTTTACAATCCTGAAACCCCAGAAGAGAAACAAGCAGCAAATGTGATGTTTTGGGAAACCGCCTGTGGAACCATTGCCAGCTGCGCGATTCTGTACATAGTAGCCATGGTTTTGGGGAAAAGAAGTGGGCTACTGCAGTGA